A stretch of the Alnus glutinosa chromosome 6, dhAlnGlut1.1, whole genome shotgun sequence genome encodes the following:
- the LOC133871873 gene encoding uncharacterized protein At1g28695-like, which translates to MSSILKQMNNLKDRVSHIALISVFLFLGLLYVFVGMPTSTLKPLLSVQCNQCRQPSKKGDMITGHRDALEAALSEASMGNRTVIITIVNKAYVEGDKPMLDMFLDSFWLGKDTRELVDHLLLVAVDQTSFERCKFLRLHCYRLEMDGGLDSNSEKLYMSDGFIKMMWRRTLFLGDVLKRGYSFIFTDTDVMWLRNPFPRLSQNESIDLQISTDSFNGDGRSEGNPINTGFYLIRSNNKTISLFDAWYARKDSSRGLKEQDVLKKMMRQGVFREIGLTVRFLDTNYFSGFCQDSKDFKAVTTVHANCCRTISAKLVDLTALIHVWKMLKSTSSTNGSLTSGWSNHMACDKSWI; encoded by the exons ATGTCATCAATCCTCAAACAGATGAATAACCTCAAGGATCGAGTCAGCCATATAGCACTCATCTCCGTCTTCTTGTTCCTCGGTTTACTCTATGTCTTCGTTGGCATGCCGACCAGTACCTTAAAGCCACTCCTTTCCGTACAATGTAACCAGTGCCGACAACCCTCTAAGAAA ggcgaCATGATCACCGGCCATAGAGATGCACTGGAGGCAGCTTTGTCTGAGGCTTCCATGGGGAACAGGACTGTGATAATCACTATTGTCAACAAGGCTTACGTGGAGGGAGATAAACCGATGCTTGATATGTTTCTGGACAGTTTTTGGCTTGGGAAAGATACCCGGGAACTGGTAGACCACCTTTTACTCGTTGCCGTCGATCAGACATCGTTCGAACGCTGCAAGTTTCTCCGGCTTCATTGCTACCGGCTTGAGATGGACGGCGGCCTGGATTCCAACAGCGAGAAGCTGTACATGTCCGATGGTTTTATCAAGATGATGTGGAGGAGAACCCTCTTTCTAGGAGACGTACTGAAGCGAGGTTACAGTTTCATATTCACG GACACTGATGTGATGTGGCTAAGGAATCCATTTCCAAGGCTGAGCCAAAACGAAAGCATTGATCTTCAAATCAGCACCGATTCTTTCAACGGTGATGGACGGTCGGAAGGCAACCCCATCAACACCGGATTCTACCTGATCAGATCCAACAACAAGACCATCTCATTATTTGACGCATGGTACGCCCGGAAAGATAGCTCTAGGGGATTAAAAGAGCAAGATGTTTTAAAAAAGATGATGCGTCAAGGTGTGTTTAGAGAGATAGGCCTCACAGTAAGATTCCTGGACACCAACTATTTCAGTGGCTTCTGTCAAGATAGCAAAGACTTTAAAGCTGTCACAACCGTCCATGCCAATTGCTGTCGTACTATTAGTGCCAAGCTGGTGGATCTGACTGCTCTCATTCATGTTTGGAAGATGCTCAAGAGCACGTCGTCTACCAATGGTAGTTTGACATCTGGATGGTCAAACCACATGGCATGTGACAAGTCATGGATTTAG